The following are encoded together in the Pedobacter sp. D749 genome:
- a CDS encoding efflux RND transporter periplasmic adaptor subunit: MNTKIFSTGLLSTGFLVLTAMYGCGHSESKVAPRKEKEAAIATFDLKKEKLSTKLSLPGELIALQQVDLYAKVSSFVKTLKVDIGTEVSKGQLLMTLEAPEMNSQLAATQSRIKAQEAVYTASKANYNRLYETSKTPGTISSNDLDQAMAKKNADLAQLEAAKAAYKEVSSVQDYLTIRAPFSGIISARNVNLGAYVGPTGKGSDLPLFTLQDQKNLRLAVSIPEVYTGYLKAGDEISFTVKSLPSQTFKAKVKRLSGALDLRLRSERIEMDVPNASKVLLPGMVAEVNIPLPANASTFIISKKALLDTSEGLFVLKVADNKAVKVTVKKGRETDDKVEVFGDLAEGDKLVAEPTEEMHEGMTIKP, from the coding sequence ATGAATACGAAGATATTTTCAACAGGATTATTAAGTACAGGGTTTTTAGTGCTAACTGCTATGTATGGCTGTGGACACTCCGAATCGAAAGTAGCACCCAGGAAAGAAAAAGAAGCAGCGATAGCCACTTTCGATCTTAAAAAAGAGAAACTATCCACTAAACTGAGTTTACCTGGCGAACTAATTGCTTTGCAACAAGTTGATTTATACGCCAAAGTAAGCAGTTTTGTAAAAACCTTAAAAGTTGATATCGGCACAGAAGTAAGCAAAGGTCAGTTATTAATGACGCTGGAAGCACCTGAAATGAATTCGCAACTGGCAGCGACACAATCGCGCATAAAAGCACAGGAAGCGGTTTATACCGCCAGCAAAGCGAATTACAACCGTTTGTACGAAACCAGTAAAACGCCTGGAACGATCTCTTCCAACGACCTGGACCAGGCGATGGCCAAAAAAAATGCAGACCTTGCACAGCTCGAAGCAGCAAAAGCGGCCTATAAGGAGGTGAGCTCAGTTCAGGATTATTTAACCATCAGGGCACCGTTCAGTGGAATTATCTCAGCCAGAAATGTGAATTTAGGTGCCTATGTTGGTCCGACAGGTAAAGGTTCTGATTTACCTTTGTTTACTTTACAGGATCAGAAAAACCTGCGTCTGGCTGTTTCCATTCCTGAGGTTTATACCGGTTATTTAAAAGCTGGCGACGAGATTAGTTTTACCGTTAAATCTTTACCCAGCCAAACCTTTAAAGCTAAAGTGAAACGCTTATCAGGAGCCCTGGATCTACGTTTACGTTCTGAACGTATTGAAATGGATGTACCAAATGCTTCAAAGGTTTTATTACCGGGTATGGTGGCAGAGGTGAACATCCCGTTACCGGCCAATGCAAGTACCTTTATCATCTCTAAAAAAGCTTTATTGGATACCAGCGAAGGATTATTTGTATTAAAAGTAGCCGATAATAAAGCGGTTAAAGTGACTGTTAAAAAAGGAAGGGAAACCGACGATAAAGTTGAAGTTTTTGGAGATTTAGCAGAAGGTGACAAATTAGTTGCAGAACCGACCGAGGAAATGCATGAAGGAATGACGATTAAACCATAA
- a CDS encoding M1 family aminopeptidase, which produces MIIDLLKFELKYHFGQISFKVAALLFFILGYFCVIQGGFGSDEVHKNSPYVITNIIALLSLFSIFSGTLFSANVVLRDSMHKMEAVVFTTSIKKLPYFVIRFLGLIISVFSLLALVALGIYVGTFFIDADRLGSFHLNYFLQPLLVFALPNVLFSAAILFCTAILTKSVRKIYVMGVLIYILYMLASIFGNSPLLATSAMKAGSPDILPLLLDPFALASFFGETRTWTDLQRNQQLFPLDGAFLLNRLLWLGFTALLMLVTYRLFNFRVQQHRQLKIKTVKAEQFELIPYRALPILSNGFRYHMNTFFAQSKLEMIFLFKNIPIMVMLLLWVFIFGVDLKDQLFNGVYGIHSYPATGIIIEEIRSMKFGLVLIIFYAAETISKEKSVSIHSLIYSTPVQNSALWMAKALSLFMLVFTLVTLNIGIGIVLQLTHGYFQIELPLYLSLYYYSAFPLLLFVVLIIFIQNLSVNKYLGMLLSMIVVFLISYADRFGLTHYLFRFAIVPDLLHSYFNGFGYYASAFNWYMLYWSAFVMVLAVLTVGLWQRSVENKAKARFASIGLALKQHKWITVLALLVWLSCGAFIYHQTNIIGKYKNKQEQLDWSLAYEQKYKALSSQPQPVIKAVKTNVDLYPNEGKYTVKGKYVLKNETNVPISKIWTYVSPAINSFSITIIGSKKSERDETFNQQFITLKTPLQPNQEIIMNFAIEVIRNGFTPFDSENSIVKNGTYIEMEKFVPQLGYCYHFESEDKRERKKAGLAEIASKPNFNKTYELIDLETTISTAVDQQVITVGELQKQWMANNRRYFKYKTSIPINFMFALSSARYAVKKEKHKGIELRVYYQPGQEYNLKSMFNGIRDALDYGNLNFAKYPLKQLSIAEIPQYKGAATAYPGLVFSAENINFLGNYSQKSTIDQSYAIAAHETAHQWWANILAPADAAGYAMLTESLAKYTENVLIEKGFGKMYLRKYLAYDNSLYFLNRNNGEKELPLAKTLDQAYVHYQKGGLTMYAVKELLGEEKFNAVLRQLITDHEYPKPRATAADLVNAILKETSPEQKKFIDDCFNQVVTYDLGIKVINCKKLSNGKFKIDLKIDAERLSDGNKQLPNLEIDLACFDQLEIAWQADTKPTYAQKLYINQHKTKLSIIVGHKPKTVAIDPYGYILDNDRGGNVAVVE; this is translated from the coding sequence ATGATTATAGATTTACTAAAATTTGAATTGAAATACCATTTTGGGCAGATCTCGTTCAAAGTGGCTGCTCTTTTGTTTTTTATTCTGGGATATTTCTGTGTGATACAGGGTGGATTCGGTTCTGATGAGGTGCATAAAAATTCGCCCTATGTCATCACCAACATCATCGCTCTGCTTTCGCTTTTCTCTATCTTTTCGGGTACATTATTTAGTGCCAATGTGGTGCTGAGGGATAGTATGCACAAAATGGAAGCAGTTGTTTTTACCACTTCGATAAAAAAGCTTCCTTATTTTGTGATCAGGTTTTTAGGCCTGATCATTTCGGTTTTTAGTTTATTGGCATTGGTGGCCCTGGGGATTTATGTGGGCACTTTCTTTATTGATGCAGATCGGTTAGGTAGTTTTCATCTGAACTATTTTCTACAACCACTTTTAGTTTTTGCCTTACCCAATGTATTATTCTCAGCAGCAATCTTATTTTGTACGGCGATATTAACCAAAAGTGTACGCAAAATCTACGTAATGGGTGTGTTGATTTACATTTTGTATATGCTGGCTTCGATATTTGGCAATTCCCCTTTGTTAGCTACATCGGCAATGAAAGCTGGCAGCCCCGATATTTTACCCCTACTTTTAGACCCTTTTGCGCTAGCCTCCTTTTTTGGCGAAACCAGAACCTGGACTGATCTACAGCGCAATCAACAATTATTCCCATTAGACGGTGCATTTTTACTCAACAGGTTACTGTGGCTTGGTTTTACAGCCTTGCTGATGCTGGTTACCTATCGTTTATTCAATTTTCGCGTGCAGCAGCACCGACAATTAAAAATCAAGACCGTTAAAGCAGAACAGTTTGAGCTGATTCCTTACCGTGCTTTACCGATATTATCAAATGGTTTTCGTTACCACATGAATACGTTCTTCGCGCAGTCTAAACTCGAAATGATATTCCTGTTTAAAAACATCCCGATTATGGTAATGCTCCTGTTGTGGGTGTTTATATTCGGGGTGGATTTGAAAGACCAGCTGTTTAATGGTGTTTATGGTATTCATAGCTATCCGGCAACAGGTATTATTATCGAAGAAATACGTTCAATGAAATTCGGACTTGTCCTGATTATTTTTTATGCTGCAGAAACCATTAGCAAAGAAAAATCAGTAAGTATTCATTCGTTGATTTATAGTACACCTGTTCAGAATTCAGCTTTGTGGATGGCAAAAGCCCTGAGTCTTTTTATGCTGGTTTTCACCCTCGTTACTTTAAATATTGGGATTGGCATTGTGCTGCAGCTTACTCATGGTTATTTTCAGATCGAATTGCCCTTGTATTTATCGTTGTACTATTACAGCGCATTCCCTTTGTTGCTTTTTGTGGTGCTCATTATTTTTATCCAGAATTTAAGTGTAAACAAGTATCTAGGGATGCTATTGAGCATGATCGTTGTTTTCCTGATTTCGTATGCTGACAGGTTTGGCTTAACACATTACCTTTTTCGCTTTGCAATAGTACCTGATTTATTACATTCTTATTTTAACGGTTTTGGTTATTATGCCAGTGCATTTAACTGGTATATGCTGTATTGGTCGGCTTTTGTAATGGTTCTTGCGGTTTTAACCGTTGGGTTGTGGCAGCGTTCGGTTGAAAATAAGGCTAAAGCGAGATTTGCATCCATAGGTTTGGCATTGAAGCAGCATAAATGGATTACCGTTTTAGCCTTGCTAGTCTGGCTTTCCTGTGGCGCATTTATTTATCATCAAACAAATATCATCGGGAAGTATAAAAATAAACAGGAGCAGTTAGATTGGAGTCTGGCTTACGAGCAGAAATATAAAGCGCTGTCAAGCCAGCCTCAGCCTGTAATTAAAGCCGTTAAAACGAATGTCGACCTATATCCAAATGAAGGGAAATATACCGTTAAAGGAAAATATGTTCTTAAAAACGAAACAAATGTACCTATTTCGAAAATATGGACTTATGTCAGCCCTGCTATAAATTCATTTTCAATAACCATTATTGGAAGTAAAAAAAGCGAAAGAGATGAAACATTTAACCAACAGTTTATCACTTTAAAAACACCATTGCAACCTAATCAGGAAATAATAATGAATTTTGCTATTGAAGTGATCAGAAATGGATTTACACCTTTTGACAGTGAAAATTCAATTGTTAAAAACGGGACTTACATCGAGATGGAGAAATTTGTACCTCAGTTGGGTTATTGTTATCATTTTGAGAGCGAAGATAAGCGCGAACGTAAAAAAGCAGGTTTAGCCGAAATAGCCAGCAAGCCCAATTTTAACAAAACATACGAACTGATCGATTTGGAAACCACAATTTCTACAGCCGTTGATCAGCAGGTGATTACTGTTGGTGAATTGCAAAAACAATGGATGGCCAATAACCGAAGGTATTTTAAGTACAAAACTTCGATCCCCATAAATTTTATGTTTGCCTTAAGCAGTGCGAGGTACGCAGTAAAAAAGGAAAAGCACAAGGGAATAGAACTCAGGGTATATTATCAGCCTGGACAGGAATATAACCTGAAAAGTATGTTCAATGGAATTAGAGATGCCCTGGATTATGGTAATCTGAATTTTGCTAAATATCCGTTAAAACAGTTAAGCATTGCCGAAATTCCACAATATAAGGGTGCAGCAACAGCTTATCCCGGATTAGTTTTCAGTGCAGAGAACATTAATTTCCTGGGGAATTATAGTCAGAAAAGTACCATTGATCAAAGTTACGCCATTGCCGCGCACGAAACTGCACACCAATGGTGGGCAAATATATTGGCACCTGCAGATGCTGCAGGTTATGCCATGCTCACCGAATCGTTGGCTAAATACACCGAAAATGTGCTGATAGAAAAGGGTTTTGGTAAAATGTATTTGAGAAAATATTTAGCTTATGACAATAGCCTCTATTTTTTAAACCGAAATAACGGTGAAAAGGAATTGCCACTGGCCAAAACTTTAGATCAGGCTTATGTGCATTACCAAAAAGGAGGATTAACGATGTATGCGGTGAAGGAACTATTAGGAGAGGAAAAGTTTAATGCAGTATTAAGGCAACTCATTACCGATCATGAATATCCGAAACCCAGGGCTACAGCAGCCGATTTGGTTAATGCGATTTTAAAGGAAACTTCGCCTGAACAGAAGAAATTTATAGATGATTGTTTTAATCAGGTGGTTACTTATGATTTGGGTATTAAAGTGATCAATTGTAAAAAGCTGAGTAATGGAAAATTTAAAATTGATCTTAAAATTGATGCTGAAAGATTAAGTGATGGCAACAAACAATTACCAAATCTTGAGATTGATCTCGCTTGTTTTGATCAATTAGAAATAGCTTGGCAAGCTGATACCAAACCTACATACGCCCAAAAGCTTTATATAAATCAGCATAAAACCAAACTGTCAATCATTGTTGGGCATAAGCCAAAAACGGTTGCTATAGATCCTTATGGTTATATATTGGATAATGATAGGGGAGGCAACGTAGCTGTGGTGGAATAA
- a CDS encoding AraC family transcriptional regulator, producing the protein MLSKNQELSTLQKKETLEDFYNKLKITRPEIPTPSLGMINDIGHFNVFNRGNVCTNVPSAFSRRDFYKISLIIGNGILHYPDAQIEIKERALLFTNPNIPYSWESTSPKPAGFFCLFTENFIHNRNETLRDSLLWRINDSPVIHISEEQEVILTDVFTKMMKEMDGDYIHKYDLLRNYVQLIVHEALKVKPQDIVFKQNNASVRLTSLFIELLERQFPIGSTEHILELKTAHDFAFRLLVHVNHLNHAVKEVTGKTTSEHISRRIATEAVALLKHTEWNIAQIAYCLGFEYPANFNIFFKRQMQCTPKVFRAN; encoded by the coding sequence ATGTTATCAAAAAATCAAGAGCTTTCTACCCTTCAAAAAAAGGAAACATTAGAGGATTTTTACAATAAATTAAAAATCACCAGGCCCGAAATTCCTACGCCAAGTTTAGGAATGATTAACGACATCGGGCACTTTAATGTTTTTAACCGGGGTAATGTTTGTACCAATGTACCATCTGCATTTAGCAGGAGAGATTTTTATAAAATTTCGCTGATCATTGGCAATGGAATTTTGCATTACCCTGATGCGCAGATCGAAATTAAAGAACGGGCATTACTATTTACCAATCCGAATATTCCATATTCTTGGGAAAGTACTTCTCCAAAACCTGCCGGATTCTTCTGTTTATTTACAGAGAATTTTATCCATAACCGTAATGAAACCCTCCGCGATTCTTTATTGTGGCGCATTAATGATAGTCCGGTAATTCACATTAGCGAAGAACAGGAAGTTATTTTAACAGATGTCTTCACTAAAATGATGAAAGAAATGGATGGCGATTATATCCATAAATACGACCTGTTGAGAAACTATGTGCAGCTTATTGTTCACGAAGCACTAAAAGTTAAACCACAAGATATTGTTTTTAAACAGAATAATGCATCTGTGCGTTTAACTTCATTATTTATTGAATTATTGGAAAGGCAGTTCCCAATTGGCTCTACGGAGCATATTCTGGAGTTAAAAACAGCCCACGATTTTGCCTTCCGCTTGTTGGTACATGTAAATCACTTAAACCATGCCGTAAAAGAAGTGACCGGAAAAACTACTTCTGAACACATTTCGAGAAGGATCGCTACCGAAGCCGTGGCTTTGCTAAAACATACAGAATGGAATATCGCACAGATTGCCTATTGTTTGGGTTTTGAATACCCGGCAAATTTCAATATATTTTTTAAACGCCAGATGCAATGTACCCCAAAGGTGTTTAGGGCTAATTGA
- a CDS encoding LytTR family DNA-binding domain-containing protein codes for MSLRYLIIDDEPLAHGVITEYAKDIPFISITGHCYRATEALDFLSKQQIDLIFLDIRMPKLNGLDFLRTLQHQPLVIITSAYEEYALESFDLAVCDYLLKPFRFDRFLKAVNRALEFYNLKKQTAGPIETEKAEIKSYGQISIKADKKHILVKTEEIQYLESLGNYVKVWKNDNFLLTPRTLASFEDQLSTDYFVRIHKSFILNKKYVDYLEGNTIVLKNGQEVPIGKNYKGVIKQLLDIED; via the coding sequence ATGAGCTTACGTTACTTAATAATAGATGATGAACCTCTTGCACACGGTGTAATTACTGAGTATGCAAAAGATATTCCTTTTATTTCAATTACCGGCCACTGCTACCGTGCTACAGAAGCCCTGGATTTTTTGAGTAAACAACAGATAGATTTAATTTTCTTAGATATCAGGATGCCAAAACTAAACGGTCTGGATTTTTTAAGAACGTTGCAACATCAACCACTTGTTATTATTACTTCGGCATACGAAGAATACGCTTTAGAAAGTTTTGATCTGGCCGTTTGCGATTACCTTTTAAAACCCTTCCGATTCGATCGTTTTTTAAAAGCCGTTAACAGGGCGCTGGAATTTTATAACCTCAAAAAACAAACTGCTGGTCCTATTGAAACCGAAAAAGCAGAGATCAAAAGCTATGGGCAAATCTCTATTAAAGCAGACAAAAAACACATCCTGGTAAAAACCGAAGAAATACAATACCTGGAAAGCCTGGGTAATTATGTAAAAGTCTGGAAAAACGATAATTTTCTACTAACACCCAGAACATTGGCTAGTTTTGAAGATCAGTTATCAACCGATTATTTTGTCAGAATTCATAAATCCTTTATTCTCAACAAAAAATACGTCGATTATTTAGAGGGAAATACCATTGTGCTTAAAAACGGTCAGGAGGTTCCTATTGGTAAAAATTATAAAGGGGTAATCAAACAGTTGCTCGATATTGAGGATTAA
- a CDS encoding ABC transporter ATP-binding protein, giving the protein MVRLKIQQLTKSYQNGVKALDDVTLNIANGMFGLLGPNGAGKSSLMRTLATLQLPDAGQVHFDGNDVLRNPQEMRNKLGYLPQDFGVYPKISALDLLNHLAVLKGLKHKNERKEQVTSLLQQTNLFEVRKRSVSTFSGGMRQRFGIAQALLGNPQLIIVDEPTAGLDPQERNRFHDLLSEIGAARVVILSTHIVEDVNDLCPEMAVMANGKVILQGKPSELTGKLDGRIWRRIIEKSDLAQYSSVFNVISTKIISGRLNVFLLADECPAPGFEPVYPGLEEVYFSSLFGSANQNTEARL; this is encoded by the coding sequence ATGGTACGGCTTAAAATACAGCAACTTACAAAATCTTATCAAAATGGGGTAAAGGCCCTTGATGATGTTACGCTGAACATTGCAAATGGCATGTTCGGCTTATTGGGACCGAACGGAGCAGGTAAATCTTCACTTATGCGTACGCTTGCAACCTTACAGCTGCCAGACGCTGGTCAGGTTCATTTTGATGGAAATGATGTGCTGCGAAATCCCCAGGAAATGCGGAATAAACTGGGTTATTTGCCACAGGATTTTGGTGTTTATCCTAAAATTTCAGCGCTTGATCTGTTAAACCACCTGGCTGTGTTAAAAGGCCTGAAGCATAAAAACGAAAGAAAAGAACAGGTGACTTCACTCTTGCAACAGACCAATTTATTTGAAGTAAGAAAAAGGTCTGTCAGCACTTTTTCCGGTGGTATGCGACAGCGTTTCGGCATTGCGCAGGCTTTATTGGGCAACCCGCAGTTAATTATTGTTGACGAACCCACCGCAGGCCTTGACCCACAGGAACGGAACCGTTTTCATGATCTACTGAGCGAAATCGGCGCTGCCCGTGTGGTCATTTTGTCTACCCACATTGTGGAGGACGTGAATGACCTTTGTCCTGAAATGGCGGTAATGGCAAATGGAAAGGTGATTTTACAAGGCAAACCTTCAGAACTGACCGGGAAATTAGATGGAAGAATCTGGCGAAGGATAATCGAAAAGTCAGATCTGGCTCAATATTCGTCGGTTTTTAATGTAATTTCTACCAAAATTATATCGGGCAGGTTAAATGTATTCTTACTTGCCGATGAATGTCCTGCACCAGGTTTCGAACCTGTTTACCCTGGTTTGGAAGAGGTATATTTTTCTTCATTATTTGGCTCTGCCAATCAAAATACGGAGGCGAGGTTATGA
- a CDS encoding sensor histidine kinase, with the protein MLNTKNLKFNYKYQDFFIFIGLLLWIAIFNTYSLTNNIWLSYVSCILALGFCLLPVFVFSFAKARLKNRLSKKHYAIYWGICFLIALPLFTLIAFYLQIVKLDDGVFTLTALAAVSLELMLMANQYYQNKVQHIKWVKKIGLENAVLITIILLAATISVMAVSSLDNPVYQRKGFRLVGFEFDIKLLLLNFGTFLGFFSQFLIMYLCGYLLFLINSRLLVSKVLKEKGLIVYLLSLSATVAILYPLLAQLLILLPINTVFGRSIFVNNPFELENAFGAFAIMLISLPVVLALQWAKQNNRILSLEKEKSQTELDLLKQQLNPHFFFNTLNNLYALSLQKSDKTPESILQLSELMRYTIYKGQEKTVKLSQELDYINDYIQLQQIRLHKTLHFEFEKQVTNDQIDIAPLLLIVLIENAFKHGIEPAEDAATLKLSLISNDTTLIFSCENSFDPEEVNEIKGIGIDNLRKRLELIYPSRYTLEITTIADIFKAELKLKLT; encoded by the coding sequence ATGCTCAATACAAAGAATTTAAAATTCAATTATAAGTACCAGGACTTTTTCATATTTATTGGCCTTTTGTTGTGGATAGCCATATTTAACACTTACAGCTTAACCAACAATATTTGGTTAAGCTATGTCAGCTGCATTTTGGCTCTGGGTTTCTGCTTGCTCCCCGTATTTGTTTTTTCTTTTGCTAAAGCCAGATTAAAAAACAGGCTAAGCAAAAAACATTACGCTATTTATTGGGGTATTTGTTTCTTAATCGCACTTCCTCTGTTTACACTTATTGCATTTTACCTGCAAATCGTTAAGCTTGATGATGGTGTTTTTACTTTAACCGCTTTGGCAGCAGTAAGCCTCGAATTAATGCTGATGGCTAATCAATACTACCAAAATAAAGTACAGCACATTAAGTGGGTCAAAAAAATCGGCCTGGAGAATGCCGTTCTCATTACCATCATTTTACTTGCAGCAACGATATCAGTAATGGCCGTTTCTAGCTTAGACAATCCCGTTTACCAAAGAAAGGGGTTCCGTTTGGTCGGTTTCGAATTTGACATTAAGCTACTCTTGCTCAATTTTGGGACGTTTTTAGGCTTTTTTTCACAATTCCTGATCATGTACTTATGTGGATACCTGCTTTTCCTGATCAATAGCCGTTTACTTGTGTCTAAAGTCCTTAAAGAGAAAGGTTTGATCGTTTACCTTTTATCACTCTCAGCAACTGTTGCTATTCTTTATCCACTATTGGCCCAATTGTTAATTTTGTTGCCGATAAACACGGTTTTTGGCCGGAGTATATTCGTAAATAATCCTTTCGAGCTTGAAAACGCATTTGGGGCCTTTGCCATTATGCTCATCAGTTTACCAGTAGTTCTGGCGCTGCAATGGGCGAAACAGAACAACAGGATTCTCTCTTTAGAAAAAGAAAAATCGCAAACTGAACTTGATTTATTAAAACAACAACTTAATCCACATTTTTTCTTTAATACGCTTAACAACCTTTATGCATTAAGCCTGCAAAAATCAGATAAAACACCAGAAAGTATTTTGCAATTATCAGAACTGATGCGTTATACGATTTACAAAGGACAGGAAAAAACAGTTAAACTTTCGCAGGAGCTGGATTATATTAATGATTACATTCAACTGCAGCAAATCCGTTTGCACAAAACCTTACATTTCGAATTTGAAAAGCAGGTTACGAACGATCAGATAGATATTGCCCCACTGCTGCTTATTGTACTTATCGAAAATGCATTTAAACATGGTATAGAACCAGCAGAAGATGCGGCTACTTTAAAACTGTCGTTAATCAGTAATGATACCACGCTTATTTTCAGTTGCGAGAACTCTTTCGATCCTGAAGAGGTAAACGAGATTAAAGGAATTGGGATTGATAATTTGAGAAAGCGGCTCGAACTGATTTATCCCAGCCGTTATACATTGGAAATTACCACCATTGCTGATATCTTTAAAGCGGAATTAAAACTCAAGCTAACATGA